The genomic window TTTTAACTAGAGTATTCATGGCTGTAGGTTTCTTTCAGCAGTTTGATCTATTGtgccactcctttctggcctgctaagtttctgctgaaaaaaatcTCTTGATAACCTTGTgggatttcccttgtatgtaactattttcttttcccttgctgcttttaaaattctcttgcTGTCACATTACTATGTGTATTGGTGTGAagctccttgggttgattttttttttaactcttagaatGTTTATTAAATCGAAGATTTAcaaggatgaatgaataaaagtgaaaattttcaatCAGGAAACATGAAGTTTCAATGTGTAAGGGTTTatattcaatttcttctttttaaaatcttcccctTTAAGATTATATCATAACGTGTGAAGCACTGGTGAGATCTATGTCACCAGAAATTCCCAGTTTGCTGATTTCCTGGAGATTTTTCATCCGATGATTGTACTGCAACAAGTGAGCATCATTGACCGCAACCTTGAAGCGGTCAGATTCAACCAGCACTTGTATTTTGAATGATTTACCATTTTCGAATGGGAAAATcacctgtctttcttcctttccccagatgTTATCCAGCTTTGTATTGCAAACAATGACTCTCTTGTTGTCCTCATTGAAGCGTGGGTTAAAGTGGAAAGCAACGTCATTCCCTCTCTTGAAATCTAAAGCAAATCTGTTTGCATTGGGCTTCGTTGTGCCCAGAATTGTTATCAGCATGCGAGGCATGACTCCTCCGGGCAAGGGCAGGTCATAAGGTACAGTCAGTGGTCCAGCAGGGATGCCAAAGGCGCCAGCAGCAGGCTGGGCTCCAGGAGCACTTGGCTGTCCAGGAGGCAGGTAGGCCCCGGGCCCACTCGGGTGCCCAGGGTGGGCTCCTGATGGGGGTGGTCCAGGATAAGCAGGAGCTGTTGGGCCAGGGTACGCTCCTGGAGGTGCCTGTCCAGGATAGCTGCCAGGAGGGGCCTGTCCAGGATAGCCGCCAGGAGGGGCCTGTCCAGGGTAGCCGCCAGGAGGGGCCTGTCCAGGGTAGCCGCCAGGAGGGGCCTGTTCAGGATAGGCTCCTGGAGGTGCCTGTCCAGGATAGTTGCCAGGAGGGGCCCGTCCAGGGTAGCTGCCAAGAGGGGCCTGTCCAGGGTAACTGCCAGGAGGAGCTTGTCCAGGGTAGGCACCAGGATAGGAGGCCCCTGGATAGCCCCCTGCTCCAGCAGGCTGGTTTCCCCATTGACCAGGCCATCCTTGAGGGTTTGGGTTTCCAGACCCAGATAAAGCATCATTAAGTGAAAAACTGTCTGCCATTTTCCCGATGCCTCGGTGCTCGCTCGCTTGCTGCGGGGGTGGTATCTGGTGAGGTGCTGCGATcccctccttgggttgattttgttggaggctttctttgcctcctggatatgtatttctgtttccttcaccagatttgggaagttttcatctaatatttattcaaataaattctttgcccccttttctttctcttcttctttgggatcattataaaatgtgcatgttattatgcttgatgctGTTGCTGAGTTCTgttggtttattttccttttttatttttgtgtttttctctgtctttttcaccttgattgctttccattaaacTGTCCTCCAGGTTGTTTATCTGTTCTTTTGCTTCCTCTAGTCtattatttattccatctagtgtattttttcatttcagttattgagttcttcatctctgagttTTTTTTCTATATCTACTCTACCAGGCATATTACTTACTTGTGTTTCATTTAACTATCTCGC from Meles meles chromosome 5, mMelMel3.1 paternal haplotype, whole genome shotgun sequence includes these protein-coding regions:
- the LOC123942044 gene encoding galectin-3-like, with the protein product MADSFSLNDALSGSGNPNPQGWPGQWGNQPAGAGGYPGASYPGAYPGQAPPGSYPGQAPPGAYPEQAPPGGYPGQAPPGGYPGQAPPGGYPGQAPPGSYPGQAPPGAYPGPTAPAYPGPPPSGAHPGHPSGPGAYLPPGQPSAPGAQPAAGAFGIPAGPLTVPYDLPLPGGVMPRMLITILGTTKPNANRFALDFKRGNDVAFHFNPRFNEDNKRVIVCNTKLDNIWGKEERQVIFPFENGKSFKIQVLVESDRFKVAVNDAHLLQYNHRMKNLQEISKLGISGDIDLTSASHVMI